The following coding sequences lie in one Sphingomonas sp. M1-B02 genomic window:
- a CDS encoding TonB-dependent receptor codes for MKRILLAGTAAILALGAQSALAQEVASEPQDTTQSADDTTDEGLADIVVTAQRRSESLQRAAVAVSAVTGDELSRSGITETANLGKLVPSLVVQPTGGTTSFFLRGVGTSSQNSFSENAVAFNFNGVYVGRPTAPAGSFYDLERVEVVKGPQGTLYGRNATGGAINVLPKRPELGRFTGEGLFEYGNYDSKKGFLALNVPIGDMVALRVAGQIVDRDGYISDGYDDDKGEAVRASLLIQPSELWSMTLVADYYNQRGKGAGAVLLPNAAFDVPALEDRVSISDPRAQAAIAGYAATIFAPPFCGGMGGFVRSGCVSQAGTDGFLDNEFYGVSATVVGDLGFGTLTFIPAWRRSDVKFRTYLPGFAGDFVDLAEQTSVEVRLASKEGQRLRYVLGAFYFGENQATENFFRQGNISTTRFTPRLNTESIAAFGQLTFDVSDAFRLVAGGRYTREDKQQLTSTASGGLPGPIQPPLSAPFTGDLSFEKFTWKAGVELDAGPASLVYANVATGFKSGGFFVAQPPNNTFEPETLTAYTIGAKNRFFDNKLQLNFEAFYWDYRDQQITYVGGVPTGNGLFAQGSITVNAGKSRIYGAEFEARFAPSRNDLFHLNLQFLDGEYGELTTSNFSPTGAPVSTGCTTLGSRAANPGVNGARFYDIDCSGKPTVNSPRWALNLGYERTFELTGDLALIAGARGNIESSRYLDVNYREDQKQDGFAMADAFLTLESQSGWSLTGFINNITDEEVLARAGTRPILDFPVGTLRPPRTYGARLGFKF; via the coding sequence ATGAAGCGAATCTTGTTGGCGGGCACCGCCGCGATCCTGGCGCTAGGCGCGCAATCTGCCCTGGCGCAGGAAGTAGCCTCGGAGCCGCAGGACACCACCCAGTCCGCAGACGACACGACCGACGAGGGTCTTGCCGACATCGTCGTCACGGCGCAGCGCCGATCGGAATCGTTGCAGCGCGCTGCGGTCGCGGTCTCGGCCGTCACCGGCGACGAGCTCAGCCGATCCGGCATCACCGAAACCGCCAACCTCGGCAAGCTGGTCCCCTCGCTTGTGGTCCAGCCGACCGGCGGCACGACCAGTTTCTTCCTGCGCGGCGTCGGCACCAGCTCGCAGAATTCCTTCTCTGAAAATGCCGTCGCCTTCAATTTCAACGGCGTTTACGTCGGTCGCCCGACCGCACCCGCCGGCTCCTTCTACGATCTGGAGCGCGTCGAAGTGGTCAAGGGGCCGCAGGGCACGCTCTATGGCCGCAACGCCACTGGCGGCGCGATCAACGTCCTGCCCAAGCGCCCCGAGCTCGGCCGTTTCACTGGCGAGGGCCTGTTCGAATATGGCAATTACGACAGCAAGAAGGGTTTCCTCGCGCTGAACGTGCCGATCGGCGACATGGTCGCGCTGCGCGTGGCGGGACAGATCGTCGATCGCGACGGCTATATTTCCGACGGTTATGACGACGACAAGGGTGAGGCCGTCCGCGCGTCGCTGCTGATCCAGCCTTCCGAGCTCTGGTCGATGACGCTGGTCGCCGATTATTATAACCAGCGCGGCAAGGGCGCGGGCGCAGTGCTGCTGCCGAACGCCGCGTTCGACGTGCCGGCGCTCGAGGACCGCGTCAGCATTTCCGATCCGCGGGCGCAGGCCGCGATCGCCGGCTATGCCGCGACCATCTTCGCGCCGCCCTTCTGCGGTGGCATGGGTGGTTTCGTGCGGAGCGGCTGCGTGTCGCAGGCCGGGACCGACGGATTCCTCGACAATGAATTTTACGGCGTAAGCGCTACCGTCGTCGGCGATCTCGGCTTCGGCACGCTGACCTTCATCCCGGCCTGGCGCCGCTCCGACGTGAAGTTCCGCACCTATCTGCCGGGCTTCGCGGGCGACTTCGTCGATCTCGCCGAACAGACCTCGGTCGAGGTCCGCTTGGCATCGAAGGAAGGCCAGCGGCTGCGCTACGTGCTCGGCGCCTTCTATTTCGGCGAGAACCAGGCGACCGAGAACTTCTTCCGACAGGGCAATATCTCCACCACCCGCTTCACGCCGCGGCTGAATACCGAAAGCATCGCCGCGTTCGGCCAGTTGACCTTCGACGTCAGCGACGCCTTCCGGCTGGTGGCGGGCGGCCGCTATACCCGCGAAGACAAGCAGCAATTGACCTCGACTGCCTCGGGCGGTCTGCCCGGCCCGATCCAGCCGCCGCTCAGCGCGCCCTTCACCGGCGATCTGAGCTTCGAGAAGTTCACCTGGAAAGCGGGCGTCGAGCTCGACGCGGGCCCCGCTTCGCTGGTCTACGCCAATGTCGCGACGGGCTTCAAATCGGGCGGCTTCTTCGTGGCGCAACCGCCGAACAACACGTTCGAGCCGGAGACGCTTACCGCCTACACCATCGGCGCGAAGAACCGCTTCTTCGACAACAAGCTGCAGCTCAATTTCGAGGCCTTCTACTGGGACTATCGCGATCAGCAGATCACCTATGTCGGCGGCGTCCCCACGGGCAACGGGCTGTTCGCGCAAGGGTCGATCACGGTCAATGCCGGCAAGTCGCGAATCTATGGCGCCGAGTTCGAGGCGCGCTTCGCGCCCAGCCGCAACGATCTGTTCCACCTCAACCTGCAGTTCCTCGACGGGGAATATGGCGAGCTTACCACGTCGAACTTCTCGCCCACCGGCGCACCGGTGAGCACCGGCTGCACGACCCTGGGCAGCCGCGCGGCGAATCCGGGCGTCAACGGCGCGCGCTTCTACGACATCGATTGCTCGGGCAAGCCAACCGTCAATTCGCCGCGCTGGGCGCTCAACCTTGGCTATGAGCGCACCTTCGAGCTTACGGGCGACCTGGCGCTGATCGCCGGTGCGCGCGGCAATATCGAGAGCAGCCGCTACCTCGACGTAAATTATCGCGAGGACCAGAAACAGGATGGGTTCGCGATGGCCGATGCCTTCCTCACGCTGGAAAGCCAGAGCGGCTGGAGCCTGACCGGGTTCATCAACAACATCACCGACGAGGAAGTGCTCGCCCGCGCCGGCACCCGCCCGATCCTCGATTTCCCGGTCGGCACGCTGCGCCCGCCGCGCACCTATGGCGCTCGGCTCGGCTTCAAATTCTGA
- a CDS encoding MBL fold metallo-hydrolase, whose protein sequence is MRSRLPLLALVAMAMALPAAAQPAPAGGEAFITLGTMGGPVPSPERSQPANALIQAGRVYLVDAGDGTVQQLAKAGIQLPRVGAVFLSHLHVDHTGGLSAILGLRNQINLRERLTVYGPPGTRELVAGMVASMQPAARVGYGIPGQSWAPPGDTVTVVELTDGAHVQVDDMTVTAVQNTHYDFAPGSPEDRSYKSLALRFDLPGRSIVYTGDTGPSAAVERLAKGADLLVSEMIDMAGTMANVARNSPNMPAPAKQQLEQHLSTHHLTPDAVGQLTARAGAKALVVTHFAAGTPDPARTRDYLAQIRARFAGPVTLANDLDRF, encoded by the coding sequence ATGCGTAGCCGGCTTCCCCTGCTGGCGCTGGTTGCGATGGCGATGGCTCTGCCCGCCGCCGCGCAGCCGGCGCCCGCAGGGGGAGAGGCTTTCATCACGCTGGGGACGATGGGTGGCCCGGTGCCCAGCCCGGAGCGGTCGCAGCCCGCAAATGCGCTGATCCAAGCCGGACGCGTCTATCTGGTCGATGCCGGGGACGGGACGGTGCAGCAACTCGCGAAGGCCGGCATCCAGCTGCCGCGGGTCGGTGCGGTCTTCCTCAGCCATCTCCATGTCGATCATACCGGCGGCCTCTCGGCGATCCTGGGGCTGCGCAACCAGATCAACCTGCGCGAGCGGCTGACCGTCTATGGCCCCCCGGGCACGCGCGAACTGGTCGCGGGGATGGTCGCGTCGATGCAGCCGGCGGCGCGCGTCGGCTATGGCATCCCGGGCCAGTCCTGGGCGCCCCCTGGCGACACGGTGACGGTGGTCGAACTGACCGACGGCGCGCACGTTCAAGTGGACGACATGACCGTCACTGCTGTGCAGAACACGCATTATGATTTCGCTCCCGGCAGCCCGGAGGACCGCAGCTACAAGTCGCTGGCGCTGCGCTTCGATCTGCCGGGCCGATCGATCGTCTATACCGGCGACACCGGGCCCAGCGCGGCGGTCGAGCGGCTGGCCAAGGGTGCGGACCTGCTCGTCAGCGAGATGATCGACATGGCCGGGACGATGGCCAATGTCGCGCGCAATTCGCCCAACATGCCCGCGCCTGCGAAGCAGCAGCTCGAGCAGCATCTCTCCACGCATCATCTGACCCCCGACGCCGTCGGCCAGTTGACGGCGCGCGCCGGAGCCAAGGCGCTCGTCGTCACCCATTTCGCCGCCGGCACTCCGGACCCGGCCCGCACCCGCGACTATCTCGCCCAGATCCGCGCCCGCTTCGCCGGGCCGGTCACTCTCGCCAACGATCTCGACCGCTTCTGA
- a CDS encoding FAD-dependent oxidoreductase, with amino-acid sequence MHSANILVIGGGIGGLTAAIALRARGFAVTVIERDPDWSVYGVGIIQQSNVIRAMSQLGLIDEYVASGVGFDAVEIYTPTGIKVARVPTPRLIDGYPANMGIGRPALHKILGDRTIASGAKVVLGVTATDLDDDGAGVDVRFSDGSAGRFDLVIGADGVYSQTRAKIFPDAPRPEYTGQAVWRYNLPRPADLDALHAYNGPTGVGLVPISTDLMYIYVTTPEPDNPRYPREGLAAVMRSKMASCAPFIRELAEQVTDDSGVVYRPLEALMIEGPWHRGRIALLGDAVHATTPHLGQGAGMAIEDSLVLAEELVRHDDIETALTAYHDRRVDRCAYIVRSSIAICMGQIGKGPPVDNAKATHEMFEMVAQPI; translated from the coding sequence ATGCATTCGGCTAATATTCTCGTCATCGGCGGCGGCATCGGCGGCCTGACCGCCGCGATCGCGCTGCGCGCCCGCGGCTTTGCCGTGACCGTGATCGAACGCGATCCGGACTGGTCGGTCTACGGCGTCGGCATCATCCAGCAATCGAACGTGATCCGGGCGATGTCGCAGCTCGGGCTGATCGACGAATATGTCGCATCGGGGGTGGGGTTCGACGCAGTCGAGATCTACACGCCGACCGGGATCAAGGTGGCGCGAGTGCCGACACCCCGGCTGATCGACGGCTATCCGGCCAATATGGGCATCGGCCGCCCGGCGCTGCACAAGATCCTCGGCGATCGCACCATCGCCAGCGGGGCGAAGGTGGTGCTCGGCGTCACCGCGACCGATCTCGATGACGACGGTGCCGGCGTCGATGTGCGATTCTCCGACGGGTCGGCCGGCCGCTTCGATCTGGTGATCGGCGCCGACGGCGTCTACTCGCAGACCCGCGCGAAGATCTTCCCCGATGCCCCCCGGCCCGAATATACGGGGCAAGCGGTGTGGCGCTACAATCTGCCGCGCCCCGCCGATCTCGACGCGCTCCACGCCTATAACGGCCCCACCGGCGTCGGGCTGGTCCCCATTTCCACCGATCTGATGTACATCTACGTCACCACACCGGAACCCGACAATCCGCGCTATCCGCGCGAAGGGCTGGCGGCGGTGATGCGCTCGAAAATGGCGAGCTGCGCGCCCTTCATCCGCGAACTGGCCGAGCAGGTGACCGACGATTCAGGCGTGGTCTATCGCCCGCTCGAGGCGCTGATGATCGAGGGCCCCTGGCATCGCGGGCGGATCGCCTTGCTAGGCGACGCGGTCCATGCCACCACGCCGCATCTCGGCCAGGGCGCGGGCATGGCGATCGAGGACAGCTTGGTGCTTGCCGAAGAGCTTGTCCGGCACGACGATATCGAGACTGCGCTGACGGCTTATCACGACCGCCGCGTCGATCGCTGCGCCTATATCGTGCGCTCGAGCATCGCGATCTGCATGGGCCAGATCGGCAAGGGCCCGCCGGTCGACAATGCCAAGGCGACGCACGAGATGTTCGAGATGGTGGCGCAGCCGATATGA
- a CDS encoding MFS transporter — protein MIRQATTRHGVILMLTAVMPTMAIIALVPVLPLLLREFAGVPGYAVLVPMALTIPALCVALFSPLAGWMSDRVGRKRLLIGALAGYAGFGLLPLLLDSLHAILAVRIALGLTEAVIMTVATALVGDYFEGERRERWVSIQIAVASLSAIVLIAAGGALGEALGSRGPFWLYLLALPVAVAGAFILFEPDRSAPAQRPAAATGATRGIAGLVAITFGIGLLFYTIIVQLGPVIEGTGVTSPALIGLAGAAANLGVMVGALLFGRLKAAPGERLLAIGLPLVALGYVGVALSADFYLTAASAVVICVGNGLMLPTMLAWVLRRLPPETRGRGTGVWTGAFFLAQFIAPILAAALSGVLGGLSGTFLFFAAAAALAAGVALLRAPRARA, from the coding sequence ATGATCCGGCAGGCGACGACCAGGCACGGCGTGATCCTGATGCTGACCGCGGTGATGCCGACCATGGCGATCATCGCGCTGGTGCCGGTGCTGCCGCTGCTGCTCCGTGAATTTGCCGGCGTACCCGGATATGCGGTGCTGGTGCCGATGGCGCTGACCATCCCGGCGCTCTGCGTCGCCTTGTTCTCCCCGCTGGCCGGCTGGATGTCGGACCGCGTCGGGCGCAAGCGGCTGCTGATCGGCGCGCTGGCCGGCTATGCCGGCTTCGGCCTGCTGCCCCTCCTGCTCGACAGTTTGCACGCGATCCTCGCGGTGCGCATTGCGCTCGGGCTGACCGAAGCGGTGATCATGACCGTCGCTACGGCATTGGTAGGCGATTATTTCGAGGGCGAGCGGCGCGAGCGCTGGGTGTCGATCCAGATCGCCGTCGCCAGCCTAAGCGCGATCGTGCTGATCGCAGCGGGCGGCGCGCTGGGCGAGGCACTGGGCTCGCGCGGGCCCTTTTGGCTGTATCTGCTGGCGCTGCCGGTGGCCGTGGCCGGCGCCTTCATCCTGTTCGAGCCCGATCGCTCGGCCCCGGCGCAGCGGCCTGCCGCCGCGACGGGCGCGACCCGCGGCATCGCGGGGCTCGTCGCGATCACCTTCGGCATCGGGCTGCTCTTCTACACGATCATCGTCCAATTGGGCCCGGTGATCGAAGGCACCGGGGTGACGTCCCCGGCGCTGATCGGGCTTGCGGGTGCGGCGGCCAATCTTGGCGTGATGGTCGGGGCGCTGTTGTTCGGGCGGCTGAAGGCTGCTCCGGGCGAACGCTTGCTGGCGATCGGCCTGCCGCTGGTGGCATTGGGCTATGTCGGCGTCGCGCTCTCGGCGGACTTCTATCTGACCGCGGCGTCGGCGGTCGTGATCTGCGTCGGCAACGGACTGATGCTTCCGACGATGCTCGCCTGGGTGCTGCGCCGCCTCCCGCCCGAGACGCGCGGTCGCGGCACCGGGGTGTGGACCGGCGCCTTCTTTCTAGCCCAGTTCATCGCGCCGATCCTGGCAGCGGCGCTGTCCGGCGTCCTCGGCGGACTGTCCGGCACCTTCCTGTTCTTTGCCGCCGCGGCGGCGCTTGCGGCCGGGGTGGCGTTGCTGCGCGCGCCTCGCGCCCGCGCTTAG
- a CDS encoding cupin domain-containing protein yields MTNPVRRVVTGHDASGRAIIQEDGPAPRVQRIGGAIGPLFHEIWNTQATPAPIDAASGEPPEDGIKLAPPKGGTRIRVLDIPPESDELSTMSPEEAQAHFAEVGAGDASAHTGAGSRHAMMHRTETIDYGIVLEGELVLIMDEGETTVRAGDIVIQRGTNHGWSNRSDRICRIAFILIDGAFDADLKR; encoded by the coding sequence ATGACCAATCCCGTTCGCCGCGTCGTTACCGGCCATGATGCTTCGGGCCGGGCGATCATCCAGGAAGACGGGCCCGCGCCGCGCGTCCAACGCATCGGCGGCGCGATCGGCCCGCTGTTCCACGAGATTTGGAACACGCAAGCGACCCCCGCCCCGATCGACGCCGCTTCGGGCGAACCGCCCGAGGATGGCATCAAGCTCGCCCCGCCCAAGGGTGGCACCCGCATCCGAGTGCTCGACATCCCGCCCGAGAGCGACGAGCTCAGCACGATGTCGCCCGAAGAGGCGCAGGCCCATTTCGCCGAAGTGGGCGCCGGCGACGCTTCGGCGCATACGGGCGCGGGCAGCCGCCACGCGATGATGCACCGCACCGAGACGATCGACTATGGCATCGTCCTGGAGGGCGAGCTGGTGCTGATCATGGACGAAGGCGAAACCACGGTTCGCGCCGGCGACATCGTTATCCAGCGCGGCACCAACCATGGCTGGTCGAACCGTTCGGACCGCATTTGCCGGATCGCCTTCATCCTGATCGATGGCGCGTTTGACGCTGACCTGAAGCGCTGA
- a CDS encoding NAD-dependent epimerase/dehydratase family protein has translation MRLAITGAAGFVGRAVVAHLAETRPDVELLLADRAFDTPPRFATLIGELSDPAMIRSLCDGADAVLHLAALPGGAAERNPQASRAINLDVPLTLIEAMEGRRLVIAGSIAVFGAGLPSLVDDATPPAPASVYGTHKRMVELAFADAVRRGAIAGMVLRLPGIVARPPSASGFGSAFLSDIFYAARTGAPYTIPVAPDATSWLMSARTCAANLVAAVLGKDCEREAVTLGALRVRIGDLVAELAKQGDVRRFEFAEDPAMRHMFGSYPLLMTPRADALGFRHDGSLAALVKGALARH, from the coding sequence ATGCGGCTCGCCATCACCGGCGCGGCGGGATTCGTCGGCCGGGCGGTGGTGGCGCATCTGGCCGAGACGCGACCCGATGTAGAGTTGTTGTTGGCGGATCGCGCGTTCGATACGCCGCCGCGCTTTGCGACGCTGATTGGCGAACTGAGCGATCCGGCGATGATCCGCAGTCTGTGCGACGGGGCCGACGCCGTCCTCCATCTCGCGGCGCTTCCCGGCGGCGCGGCGGAACGCAACCCGCAGGCATCGCGCGCGATCAATCTCGACGTGCCACTGACGCTGATCGAGGCGATGGAGGGGCGCCGGCTGGTGATCGCGGGCTCGATCGCGGTGTTCGGCGCTGGCCTGCCCTCGCTGGTCGACGACGCAACCCCGCCCGCCCCGGCCAGCGTCTACGGCACCCACAAGCGCATGGTCGAGCTCGCCTTCGCCGATGCCGTTCGACGCGGTGCGATCGCGGGCATGGTGCTCCGCTTGCCCGGCATCGTCGCGAGGCCGCCATCGGCGAGCGGTTTCGGCTCGGCGTTTCTCAGCGACATTTTCTATGCGGCTCGAACAGGGGCGCCCTATACGATCCCCGTCGCGCCGGACGCGACCAGCTGGCTGATGTCCGCGCGGACTTGCGCGGCCAATCTCGTCGCGGCCGTGCTCGGCAAGGATTGTGAGCGGGAAGCCGTGACGTTAGGGGCGCTGCGGGTCCGCATCGGCGACCTCGTGGCCGAACTGGCCAAACAAGGCGACGTGCGGCGCTTCGAATTCGCAGAGGATCCGGCCATGCGGCATATGTTCGGCAGCTATCCCCTGCTCATGACACCACGCGCCGACGCACTCGGCTTCCGCCACGATGGCTCGCTCGCCGCGTTGGTCAAGGGGGCGCTTGCCCGCCACTGA
- a CDS encoding antibiotic biosynthesis monooxygenase family protein, giving the protein MPTITLNSEIVTQINVFTVPTGGQDELITYLAEAARAASDVPGWLSASLHKSLDGTRVVNYAQTADRDAAGRVFGHLMSRGLIEGNKRFGEAHPGLYTVAFTLER; this is encoded by the coding sequence ATGCCTACCATCACCCTGAACAGCGAAATCGTTACCCAGATCAACGTCTTTACCGTGCCGACCGGCGGGCAGGACGAACTGATCACATATCTTGCAGAGGCCGCGCGTGCCGCCAGCGATGTTCCCGGCTGGCTTTCCGCGAGCTTGCACAAGAGCCTGGATGGAACGCGGGTCGTGAACTATGCCCAAACCGCCGACCGAGACGCGGCGGGGCGGGTTTTCGGGCATTTGATGTCGCGCGGATTGATCGAGGGCAACAAGCGCTTCGGCGAAGCGCATCCCGGCCTTTACACCGTCGCGTTCACGCTGGAGCGATAG
- a CDS encoding fumarylacetoacetate hydrolase family protein yields MRLATLKRGGRDGTLVAVDESGTRVAPVAGYATLQAALDDWDAAQDALRAAADAAETGEAVSPEDFAAPLPRAWQWLDGSAFANHGALMELAFGHAPIETDKPLMYQGMSHQFIAPTDDVPLPSEADGIDFEGEFAIVTGDVPMGCPADQALGYVRLILLLNDWSLRAIAIPEMKTGFGWVQAKPACSVAPFAVTPDVLGEAWRNGRVCLPLTVEVDGEWFGNPNGAAMGYGFHELIAHAARSRSLPAGTIIGSGTVSNPEHEAVGSTCISERRAIEMIAGGGPQTPFLPFGSRVAMCAGEGVSPFGVIDQRVVAG; encoded by the coding sequence ATGCGCCTGGCAACCTTGAAGCGCGGCGGTCGTGACGGCACGCTAGTGGCGGTCGATGAGTCCGGGACGCGGGTCGCACCGGTTGCAGGCTATGCCACGCTGCAGGCGGCGCTGGACGATTGGGACGCAGCACAGGACGCGCTGCGTGCGGCCGCGGATGCCGCCGAAACCGGCGAGGCGGTGTCGCCCGAGGATTTCGCCGCGCCCCTGCCGCGCGCGTGGCAGTGGCTCGACGGATCGGCGTTCGCCAATCATGGCGCCTTGATGGAGCTCGCATTCGGCCACGCGCCGATCGAGACCGACAAGCCGCTGATGTACCAGGGGATGAGCCATCAGTTCATCGCCCCGACCGACGACGTGCCGCTGCCGAGCGAAGCCGACGGCATCGATTTCGAAGGCGAGTTCGCAATCGTCACGGGCGACGTGCCGATGGGTTGTCCGGCGGACCAGGCGCTCGGCTATGTCCGGCTGATATTGCTGCTCAACGATTGGTCGCTTCGCGCGATTGCCATCCCTGAGATGAAGACCGGGTTCGGCTGGGTCCAGGCCAAGCCGGCGTGCAGCGTCGCGCCCTTTGCCGTCACTCCCGACGTGCTTGGCGAGGCCTGGCGCAACGGGCGCGTTTGCCTTCCCCTGACCGTCGAAGTCGATGGCGAATGGTTCGGTAACCCGAACGGCGCGGCGATGGGCTATGGGTTTCACGAACTGATCGCCCACGCTGCGCGCTCGCGCTCGCTGCCGGCAGGAACGATCATCGGATCGGGTACGGTCTCGAACCCCGAGCATGAGGCGGTCGGCTCGACCTGCATCTCCGAGCGCCGCGCGATCGAGATGATCGCCGGGGGCGGGCCGCAAACCCCCTTCCTGCCATTCGGCAGCCGGGTCGCGATGTGCGCGGGCGAGGGCGTGTCGCCGTTCGGGGTGATCGACCAGCGGGTGGTGGCGGGGTAG
- a CDS encoding alpha/beta hydrolase family protein: MALFEYFPNYIWNLSVAMALESGGQIGEIVDMCQPIKDAAASGSDAGTPQFMAKWVEMAERLIGLADEDDAAGRGFSASDKLERAALYLLVAERMQGHGHPGREQTYARARATFDRSTKLGSINRERVEIPLATGTMPALFTRAAGPGPHPVVVYCNGLDSCKELLYWSKLPEALARRGISTLSVDQPGSGEALRLQNLPVDPHSENWASKAVDWLETQPDVDPKRIGMTGISLGGHFAPRAVAYEPRFASGACWGANHNWAEVQQKRLNREGENPVPHYWAHVMWAFGAKDMDDFLERAKDMNLNGHMDGVRVPFLVTHGAKDRQISVDYAQDCFDQLVNSPRRELKLFTEREGGVEHVGADNMSFGRDYIADWFADTLGGRTA; this comes from the coding sequence ATGGCGTTGTTCGAATATTTCCCCAACTATATCTGGAACCTGTCGGTCGCGATGGCGCTGGAGAGCGGCGGACAGATCGGCGAGATCGTCGATATGTGCCAGCCGATCAAGGACGCCGCCGCGTCCGGATCGGATGCCGGCACGCCGCAATTCATGGCCAAATGGGTCGAGATGGCCGAGCGCCTGATCGGGCTGGCGGACGAGGACGACGCCGCCGGTCGCGGCTTCTCCGCCTCCGACAAGCTCGAGCGCGCCGCGCTCTATCTGCTCGTCGCCGAGCGGATGCAGGGGCATGGCCATCCGGGGCGCGAGCAAACCTATGCGCGCGCGCGCGCGACCTTCGATCGCTCGACAAAGCTCGGCAGCATCAATCGCGAACGCGTCGAAATCCCGCTCGCCACCGGAACGATGCCCGCGCTGTTCACCCGCGCAGCCGGGCCGGGCCCGCACCCGGTGGTCGTCTATTGCAACGGCCTCGATAGCTGCAAGGAGCTGCTCTACTGGTCGAAGCTGCCCGAGGCGCTGGCGCGGCGGGGAATCTCCACGCTGAGCGTTGACCAGCCGGGCAGCGGCGAGGCGCTTCGGCTGCAGAATCTGCCCGTCGATCCGCACAGCGAGAATTGGGCGAGCAAGGCAGTCGACTGGCTCGAGACCCAGCCCGACGTCGATCCCAAGCGGATCGGCATGACCGGCATTTCACTGGGTGGGCATTTCGCGCCCCGCGCCGTTGCCTATGAGCCGCGCTTCGCCAGCGGCGCCTGCTGGGGCGCCAACCATAATTGGGCCGAGGTCCAGCAGAAGCGCCTCAACCGCGAAGGCGAGAATCCGGTCCCGCATTATTGGGCGCATGTCATGTGGGCGTTCGGCGCCAAGGACATGGACGATTTCCTTGAGCGCGCGAAGGATATGAACCTCAACGGTCATATGGACGGCGTGCGGGTTCCCTTCCTGGTGACGCACGGCGCCAAAGACCGTCAGATCAGCGTCGACTATGCGCAGGATTGCTTCGACCAGCTCGTCAATTCGCCGCGGCGTGAGCTCAAATTGTTCACCGAGCGCGAAGGCGGCGTCGAGCATGTCGGCGCGGACAATATGAGCTTCGGTCGCGATTATATTGCCGATTGGTTTGCCGACACGCTAGGCGGCCGCACGGCTTGA
- a CDS encoding VOC family protein, producing the protein MSRVTEIRYVGYAVPNLEAEHAFYRDVWGLKEVGVQDGMVYFAAEGHGEHHVVRLRQAEEKRVDVIALATDSRADVEALHDKVIGAGCKIIYAPRELTAPGGGYGFRFFSPDGLPFEISSDVALGPAREMQRWDGIPQKISHIVLHSPDHKAMTRFFVEVLGLKVSDWLGDFMVFLRCNSAHHRLALLPGPPCLNHVAYDMLTVDDMMRGISRLRKKGTDILWGPGRHTAGDNTFSYFTTPNGFAVEYTSGLEEVDFDHHVDKVHVPGPQIMDQWGVGVGGPQTMPHPEADKGLFQPVEA; encoded by the coding sequence ATGAGCCGCGTCACCGAAATCCGCTATGTCGGCTATGCCGTCCCCAATCTCGAAGCCGAACATGCCTTCTACCGCGACGTGTGGGGATTGAAGGAAGTCGGTGTGCAGGACGGCATGGTCTATTTCGCCGCCGAGGGGCATGGCGAGCATCACGTCGTGCGCCTGCGCCAGGCCGAGGAGAAGCGAGTCGACGTCATCGCCCTCGCCACCGACAGTCGCGCCGACGTGGAAGCGCTCCACGACAAGGTGATCGGCGCCGGCTGCAAGATCATCTACGCGCCGCGGGAACTGACCGCGCCGGGTGGCGGCTACGGTTTCCGCTTCTTCTCGCCAGATGGCCTGCCGTTCGAGATTTCGAGCGACGTCGCGCTGGGCCCGGCGCGCGAGATGCAGCGCTGGGACGGCATTCCGCAGAAGATCAGCCACATCGTCCTCCACTCGCCCGACCATAAGGCGATGACGCGCTTCTTCGTCGAGGTGCTGGGGCTCAAGGTCAGCGACTGGCTCGGCGACTTCATGGTGTTCCTGCGCTGCAACAGCGCGCACCACCGGCTGGCGCTGCTCCCCGGGCCGCCCTGCCTGAACCATGTCGCCTATGACATGCTGACCGTGGACGACATGATGCGCGGGATCAGCCGGCTGCGGAAGAAGGGGACCGACATCCTCTGGGGTCCCGGCCGCCACACCGCGGGTGACAATACGTTCAGCTATTTCACCACGCCCAACGGCTTCGCGGTCGAATATACGTCGGGGCTCGAGGAAGTCGATTTCGATCATCATGTCGACAAGGTCCATGTCCCCGGTCCGCAGATCATGGACCAATGGGGCGTCGGCGTCGGCGGCCCGCAGACCATGCCACACCCCGAGGCCGACAAGGGCCTGTTCCAGCCGGTAGAGGCATAA